One part of the Glycine soja cultivar W05 chromosome 11, ASM419377v2, whole genome shotgun sequence genome encodes these proteins:
- the LOC114376767 gene encoding protein DOS2-like, which translates to MNFFKSVFADEPDEPDSPPAESDNPDPPQSHHDSAWSFGGLIQTLASKSESVLENYRRDLEEFGSGLRKETAVIREAASRAVQDLPASLDVGASVAQESLESVGQAIDDIGSTVWNSTAQIISHGRDSLLASDFDSDSFDSSNYDNNNASKKLLSGSGSSDRGLDLKRYSRFDTLVRALQCDVNTYLEEPEDLGNFNEWKLGFEVNEKSEEIRNLIEENEVVDEIYEKVVPSRIDDESFWSRYFYRLDKLRQAEDTRAKLVKRAISGDEEEDLTWDFDDDDEGGNDGYEPLGDTRSVSEVKEGKSGDGAMDGGDVENVQAGKKDDGKVVENVQIRKKDLEIEDDGKSVSAPELKTDVDDKSENVSSNVPENVSSSGDKLDVKCEEKEASEGKTDNDNNGSCKDSDISVVSSQPSMPGEEDIGWDEIEDIESNDESKGATSRIDLRKRLSVADEDEDLSWDIEDDDEAAK; encoded by the coding sequence ATGAACTTTTTCAAGTCCGTCTTCGCCGACGAGCCCGACGAGCCCGACTCTCCTCCGGCCGAATCGGACAACCCCGATCCGCCTCAGAGCCACCACGACTCCGCGTGGAGCTTCGGCGGCCTCATCCAAACCCTCGCCTCGAAATCCGAGTCCGTCCTCGAGAACTACCGTCGCGATCTCGAGGAATTCGGGTCCGGTTTGAGGAAGGAAACGGCGGTGATACGCGAAGCCGCCTCACGCGCCGTCCAAGACCTGCCGGCGTCGCTGGACGTCGGTGCGTCGGTGGCGCAGGAGTCGCTTGAGTCCGTCGGCCAAGCCATCGATGACATTGGCAGCACCGTTTGGAACTCGACAGCGCAGATTATCTCTCACGGTAGGGACTCTCTCTTAGCCTCTGATTTCGATTCCGATTCTTTCGATTCGAGCAATTACGATAATAACAATGCTAGCAAGAAACTGTTGAGCGGTAGTGGTAGCAGTGATCGTGGTTTGGATTTGAAACGGTATAGTAGGTTTGATACGCTGGTGCGTGCGCTTCAGTGTGATGTGAATACCTATTTGGAAGAGCCTGAGGATTTGGGGAATTTCAATGAGTGGAAATTAGGGTTTGAGGTGAATGAGAAGAGTGAGGAGATTCGGAATTTGATTGAAGAGAATGAAGTTGTTGATGAGATTTATGAGAAGGTTGTGCCTAGTAGGATTGATGATGAGAGTTTCTGGAGCAGGTATTTTTATAGGCTGGATAAGCTGAGGCAAGCTGAGGATACGAGGGCTAAGCTCGTGAAGCGTGCAATTTCCGGGGATGAAGAGGAGGATTTGACCTGggattttgatgatgatgatgaaggtgGTAATGATGGGTATGAGCCTTTAGGTGATACCCGTAGCGTTTCAGAGGTGAAGGAGGGAAAATCTGGTGACGGTGCCATGGATGGTGGTGATGTTGAGAATGTTCAGGCTGGGAAGAAGGATGATGGCAAGGTTGTTGAGAATGTTCAGATTAGGAAGAAGGATTTGGAGATAGAGGATGATGGAAAGAGTGTTTCTGCTCCTGAattgaaaactgatgttgatGATAAGTCGGAGAATGTGTCATCTAATGTACCTGAGAATGTAAGTAGCAGTGGAGATAAGTTGGATGTTAAATGTGAAGAGAAAGAGGCATCAGAAGGGAAGACAGATAACGATAACAATGGTTCGTGCAAAGACAGTGATATTTCAGTTGTTTCAAGCCAGCCTTCAATGCCTGGGGAAGAAGACATTGGCTGGGATGAAATTGAAGATATTGAAAGCAATGATGAGAGTAAAGGGGCCACAAGTAGGATTGATTTGCGGAAGAGATTGAGTGTGGCAGACGAAGATGAGGATCTGAGTTGGGatattgaagatgatgatgaggcTGCCAAATAA
- the LOC114377549 gene encoding calcium-binding protein 39 isoform X1 encodes MSFSFFKALRPKTPQEVAKSIKESLMALDTKTVVEVKALEKALEEVEKNFVTMRTMLSGDGESEPNLDQVSQLVEEICKEDVLTLLIHKLPILGWEARKDLVHCWSILLKHKVETNYYCVEYIEQHIELLDFLVVCYDNKDIALSCGIMLRECIKFPSLARYILESASFVLFFKFVELPNFDVASDAFSTFKDLLTKHVNVVSEFLTAHYDEFFDLYEKLLTSPNYVTRRQSLKLLSEFLLESPNSQIMKQYILEVRYLKVMMTLLRDSSKNIQLSAFHIFKVFVANPNKPREVKIILSKNQEKLLDLLHNLSPGKGSEDEQFEEEKEFIIKEIERLSI; translated from the exons ATGTCGTTTTCGTTTTTCAAGGCTTTGAGGCCTAAAACGCCGCAAGAGGTGGCCAAGTCCATCAAGGAGAGTCTCATGGCCCTCGATACCAAAACCGTTGTTGAAGTTAAAGCCCTTGAGAAG GCTTTAGAGGAAGTTGAAAAGAATTTTGTAACAATGAGAACCATGCTTTCTGGAGACGGAGAGTCAGAACCAAATTTGGACCAGGTTTCACAGTTAGTGGAGGAAATCTGCAAGGAGGATGTTCTCACTCTTCTAATTCACAAGCTGCCTATACTAGGATGGGAA GCAAGAAAGGATTTAGTCCACTGTTGGTCGATATTATTGAAACATAAAGTTGAGACCAATTATTACTGTGTAGAATACATTGAACAACACATTGAGTTACTAGACTTTCTTGTTGTATG CTATGATAACAAAGATATTGCCTTGAGCTGTGGCATAATGTTGAGGGAGTGCATCAAATTTCCATCACTTGCAAG ATACATATTGGAATCTGCAAGTTTTGTGCTGTTCTTTAAATTTGTAGAGTTGCCTAACTTTGATGTTGCATCTGATGCATTTTCTACCTTTAAG GATCTTCTTACTAAGCATGTAAACGTGGTCTCTGAATTTTTGACAGCTCACTATGATGAG TTCTTTGATCTATATGAGAAACTCTTGACATCTCCTAATTATGTCACAAGGAGGCAGTCTTTGAAG CTTCTCTCGGaatttcttttggaatctcCTAATTCCCAGATAATGAAGCAGTACATCTTAGAAGTTCGTTACTTGAAAGTCATGATGACATTGTTGAGG gattcaagtaaaaatattcaGTTATCAGCTTTCCACATTTTCAAG GTTTTTGTTGCTAATCCTAATAAGCCTCGcgaagtaaaaattattttgtcgaAGAACCAGGAGAAGCTACTAGATTTGCTTCATAATCTGTCCCCAGGAAAAG GTTCAGAAGATGAACAATTTGAGGAGGAAAAGGAGTTTATCATCAAGGAAATTGAAAGACTATCGatctaa
- the LOC114373732 gene encoding S-adenosylmethionine decarboxylase proenzyme 4-like encodes MAFAFSGFEGFEKRLELHFFGDDPTILQLGLRKLSFECIQQTLEAVQCTVVSAVGNSYFDAYVLSESSLFVYPTKIIIKTCGTTQLLKSITPLIFYAQTHLGLTLSLCRYTRGSFIFPLSQPFPHTSFEHEVTYLETTLPSDLCFRKASIMPSKSSSHAWHVFTATNIPHHHSRALYSESHAYTMEICMTDLDPVLARKFFRRAGDGKTGDSAGKEMTELTGVDEINPQALVCDFAFDPCGYSMNGIDGEWYSTIHVTPEDGYSYASFECVGSVNDDVDILHVLRKVVQIFRPGTMSVSTTSLGSEMWREVSGAVEPMGMKLRSCAMDQFPDSGSVVFQTFTPLRRKSAH; translated from the coding sequence ATGGCATTCGCATTCTCAGGTTTCGAAGGCTTCGAGAAGAGGCTGGAGCTCCATTTCTTTGGCGACGACCCAACTATCCTCCAACTAGGCCTCAGAAAACTCTCCTTCGAGTGCATACAACAAACCCTAGAAGCAGTCCAATGCACTGTCGTTTCAGCCGTTGGAAACTCCTACTTTGACGCTTATGTGTTATCAGAATCAAGCCTCTTTGTGTACCCAACaaagatcatcatcaaaacGTGTGGAACCACGCAGCTTCTCAAATCCATAACTCCCTTAATCTTCTACGCACAGACCCATCTCGGTCTCACTCTCTCTTTATGTCGCTACACCCGCGGAAGCTTCATCTTCCCTCTGTCACAACCCTTCCCTCACACGAGCTTCGAACACGAAGTTACTTACTTGGAAACAACCCTTCCTTCGGACCTGTGTTTCAGAAAAGCCTCCATCATGCCCTCGAAATCCTCCTCACACGCGTGGCACGTGTTCACCGCCACGAATATTCCTCATCATCACTCTCGCGCTCTTTACAGCGAAAGCCACGCTTACACCATGGAAATCTGCATGACCGACCTAGACCCCGTCCTCGCAAGAAAGTTTTTCCGCCGCGCCGGCGACGGAAAAACCGGCGACTCCGCCGGGAAGGAGATGACGGAGCTCACCGGAGTTGACGAGATTAACCCGCAGGCGCTTGTGTGCGATTTCGCGTTCGACCCGTGCGGGTACTCCATGAATGGCATAGATGGGGAGTGGTACTCCACGATTCACGTGACGCCGGAAGACGGTTACAGCTACGCGAGTTTCGAATGTGTGGGGTCCGTGAATGATGACGTGGACATACTCCACGTGTTGAGGAAGGTGGTGCAGATATTCCGACCGGGGACGATGTCGGTCTCTACGACGTCGTTGGGGAGCGAGATGTGGAGAGAGGTATCGGGTGCGGTGGAGCCCATGGGAATGAAGTTGAGGAGCTGCGCGATGGACCAGTTCCCGGATTCTGGGAGCGTTGTCTTTCAAACGTTTACGCCGCTTCGCCGGAAAAGTGCACACTAG
- the LOC114376578 gene encoding F-box/LRR-repeat protein 4-like isoform X1, whose translation MRGHDWINTLLPDELLIEIFRRLDSKSNRDASSLVCTRWLRLERLTRAAIRIGASGSPDLLIHLLAARFSNITTVHIDERLSVSIPAHLGRRRSSGNSSVKLHDVNDKHGSASDQSDLDSLCLSDSGLASLAEGFPKLEKLRLIWCSNVTSEGLSSLARKCTSLKSLDLQGCYVGDQGLAAIGQCCKQLEDLNLRFCEGLTDNGLVELALGVGNALKSLGVAACAKITDVSMEVVGSQCRSLETLSLDSEFIHNKGVLAVIKGCPHLKVLKLQCINLTDDTLNVAGTSCLSLELLALYSFQRFTDKGLCAIGNGCKKLKNLTLSDCYFLSDKGLEVIATGCKELTHLEVNGCHNIGTLGLESVGKSCQHLSELALLYCQRIGDAGLVQVGQGCKFLQALQLVDCSSIGDEAMCGIASGCRNLKKLHIRRCYEIGNKGIIAVGEKCKLLTDLSIRFCDRVGDRALIAIAEGCSLHYLNVSGCHLIGDAGVIAIARGCPQLCYLDVSVLQKLGDIAMAELGEHCPLLKEIVLSHCRQITDVGLAHLVKGCCTVLESCHMVYCSGVTSVGVATVVSSCPNIKKVLVEKWKVSQRTQRRVGSVISYLCMDL comes from the exons ATGCGAGGCCACGATTGGATCAACACGCTGCTCCCCGACGAGTTACTCATTGAGATCTTCCGCCGCCTGGACTCTAAGTCCAACCGCGACGCCAGCTCCCTCGTCTGCACGCGGTGGCTCCGCCTCGAGCGCCTCACACGCGCCGCCATCCGCATCGGCGCCTCCGGCTCCCCCGACCTCTTGATCCACCTCCTCGCCGCGCGATTCTCCAACATCACCACCGTTCACATCGATGAGCGCCTCTCTGTTTCAATCCCCGCTCACCTC GGGAGAAGACGCTCGAGCGGCAATTCCTCGGTGAAGCTGCACGACGTGAATGATAAGCACGGCTCTGCCTCTGATCAGAGCGATTTGGATTCACTCTGTTTATCTGATTCTGGTTTGGCTTCTCTCGCCGAAGGCTTTCCCAAGCTCGAGAAGCTGAGGTTAATTTGGTGTTCTAACGTCACTAGCGAGGGGTTGTCATCCCTAGCAAGGAAATGCACTTCTTTGAAATCCTTGGACTTGCAG GGTTGCTATGTTGGAGATCAAGGTCTAGCTGCTATTGGACAGTGTTGCAAACAACTTGAAGATTTGAATCTGCGTTTCTGTGAAGGTTTGACTGATAATGGTTTGGTTGAATTAGCATTGGGTGTGGGAAATGCGTTAAAATCTCTTGGAGTAGCAGCTTGTGCCAAAATAACTGACGTTTCAATGGAAGTTGTGGGATCACAGTGCAGATCCCTTGAGACCTTGTCATTGGACTCTGAGTTCATCCATAATAAAGGGGTGCTTGCTGTGATTAAAGGATGTCCACATTTGAAAGTTCTAAAGCTGCAATGTATTAATCTTACAGATGATACTCTAAATGTTGCAGGCACTAGCTGCTTGTCTTTGGAGTTATTGGCTTTATATAGTTTTCAGAGATTTACTGATAA GGGTTTGTGTGCTATTGGGAATGGATGTAAGAAGTTAAAGAACTTGACTTTAAGTGATTGCTATTTCCTCAGTGACAAGGGTTTGGAAGTAATTGCTACTGGCTGCAAGGAACTTACTCATCTTGAAGTGAATGGATGCCACAATATTGGAACTTTGGGGCTAGAATCTGTTGGAAAATCCTGCCA ACATCTCTCTGAGTTAGCATTGCTTTACTGCCAAAGAATTGGTGATGCTGGTCTTGTCCAGGTTGGACAGGGATGCAAATTCTTGCAAGCACTTCAATTGGTAGATTGTTCAAGCATTGGAGATGAAGCCATGTGTGGCATAGCTAGTGGCTGTAGGAATCTAAAGAAACTTCATATTCGTCGCTGTTATGAG ATTGGGAACAAGGGGATCATTGCTGTTGGTGAGAAGTGTAAGTTGCTAACAGATCTTAGCATTCGATTTTGTGATAG GGTTGGCGACAGAGCTCTTATTGCTATAGCTGAGGGTTGTTCCCTTCATTATCTGAATGTTAGTGGTTGCCATCTAATTGGAGATGCTGGAGTGATAGCCATTGCAAGGGGGTGCCCTCAACTATGTTATTTGGATGTGAGTGTATTGCAG AAGTTAGGTGATATAGCTATGGCTGAATTGGGAGAACACTGtccattgttgaaagaaatagTACTCTCACACTGTCGACAAATAACAGATGTTGGGTTAGCACATCTTGTAAAAGGTTGCTGCACAGTGCTTGAGTCATGCCACATGGTTTATTGCTCTGGTGTAACTTCAGTTGGAGTAGCAACTGTGGTTTCTAGTTGTCCCAACATAAAAAAGGTTCTTGTTGAAAAGTGGAAGGTTAGCCAACGTACTCAGCGTCGAGTAGGCTCAGTCATCTCCTACTTGTGCATGGACCTCTAG
- the LOC114376578 gene encoding F-box/LRR-repeat protein 4-like isoform X2 — MRGHDWINTLLPDELLIEIFRRLDSKSNRDASSLVCTRWLRLERLTRAAIRIGASGSPDLLIHLLAARFSNITTVHIDERLSVSIPAHLGRRRSSGNSSVKLHDVNDKHGSASDQSDLDSLCLSDSGLASLAEGFPKLEKLRLIWCSNVTSEGLSSLARKCTSLKSLDLQGCYVGDQGLAAIGQCCKQLEDLNLRFCEGLTDNGLVELALGVGNALKSLGVAACAKITDVSMEVVGSQCRSLETLSLDSEFIHNKGVLAVIKGCPHLKVLKLQCINLTDDTLNVAGTSCLSLELLALYSFQRFTDNDKGLEVIATGCKELTHLEVNGCHNIGTLGLESVGKSCQHLSELALLYCQRIGDAGLVQVGQGCKFLQALQLVDCSSIGDEAMCGIASGCRNLKKLHIRRCYEIGNKGIIAVGEKCKLLTDLSIRFCDRVGDRALIAIAEGCSLHYLNVSGCHLIGDAGVIAIARGCPQLCYLDVSVLQKLGDIAMAELGEHCPLLKEIVLSHCRQITDVGLAHLVKGCCTVLESCHMVYCSGVTSVGVATVVSSCPNIKKVLVEKWKVSQRTQRRVGSVISYLCMDL; from the exons ATGCGAGGCCACGATTGGATCAACACGCTGCTCCCCGACGAGTTACTCATTGAGATCTTCCGCCGCCTGGACTCTAAGTCCAACCGCGACGCCAGCTCCCTCGTCTGCACGCGGTGGCTCCGCCTCGAGCGCCTCACACGCGCCGCCATCCGCATCGGCGCCTCCGGCTCCCCCGACCTCTTGATCCACCTCCTCGCCGCGCGATTCTCCAACATCACCACCGTTCACATCGATGAGCGCCTCTCTGTTTCAATCCCCGCTCACCTC GGGAGAAGACGCTCGAGCGGCAATTCCTCGGTGAAGCTGCACGACGTGAATGATAAGCACGGCTCTGCCTCTGATCAGAGCGATTTGGATTCACTCTGTTTATCTGATTCTGGTTTGGCTTCTCTCGCCGAAGGCTTTCCCAAGCTCGAGAAGCTGAGGTTAATTTGGTGTTCTAACGTCACTAGCGAGGGGTTGTCATCCCTAGCAAGGAAATGCACTTCTTTGAAATCCTTGGACTTGCAG GGTTGCTATGTTGGAGATCAAGGTCTAGCTGCTATTGGACAGTGTTGCAAACAACTTGAAGATTTGAATCTGCGTTTCTGTGAAGGTTTGACTGATAATGGTTTGGTTGAATTAGCATTGGGTGTGGGAAATGCGTTAAAATCTCTTGGAGTAGCAGCTTGTGCCAAAATAACTGACGTTTCAATGGAAGTTGTGGGATCACAGTGCAGATCCCTTGAGACCTTGTCATTGGACTCTGAGTTCATCCATAATAAAGGGGTGCTTGCTGTGATTAAAGGATGTCCACATTTGAAAGTTCTAAAGCTGCAATGTATTAATCTTACAGATGATACTCTAAATGTTGCAGGCACTAGCTGCTTGTCTTTGGAGTTATTGGCTTTATATAGTTTTCAGAGATTTACTGATAA TGACAAGGGTTTGGAAGTAATTGCTACTGGCTGCAAGGAACTTACTCATCTTGAAGTGAATGGATGCCACAATATTGGAACTTTGGGGCTAGAATCTGTTGGAAAATCCTGCCA ACATCTCTCTGAGTTAGCATTGCTTTACTGCCAAAGAATTGGTGATGCTGGTCTTGTCCAGGTTGGACAGGGATGCAAATTCTTGCAAGCACTTCAATTGGTAGATTGTTCAAGCATTGGAGATGAAGCCATGTGTGGCATAGCTAGTGGCTGTAGGAATCTAAAGAAACTTCATATTCGTCGCTGTTATGAG ATTGGGAACAAGGGGATCATTGCTGTTGGTGAGAAGTGTAAGTTGCTAACAGATCTTAGCATTCGATTTTGTGATAG GGTTGGCGACAGAGCTCTTATTGCTATAGCTGAGGGTTGTTCCCTTCATTATCTGAATGTTAGTGGTTGCCATCTAATTGGAGATGCTGGAGTGATAGCCATTGCAAGGGGGTGCCCTCAACTATGTTATTTGGATGTGAGTGTATTGCAG AAGTTAGGTGATATAGCTATGGCTGAATTGGGAGAACACTGtccattgttgaaagaaatagTACTCTCACACTGTCGACAAATAACAGATGTTGGGTTAGCACATCTTGTAAAAGGTTGCTGCACAGTGCTTGAGTCATGCCACATGGTTTATTGCTCTGGTGTAACTTCAGTTGGAGTAGCAACTGTGGTTTCTAGTTGTCCCAACATAAAAAAGGTTCTTGTTGAAAAGTGGAAGGTTAGCCAACGTACTCAGCGTCGAGTAGGCTCAGTCATCTCCTACTTGTGCATGGACCTCTAG
- the LOC114377549 gene encoding calcium-binding protein 39 isoform X2 — translation MSFSFFKALRPKTPQEVAKSIKESLMALDTKTVVEVKALEKALEEVEKNFVTMRTMLSGDGESEPNLDQVSQLVEEICKEDVLTLLIHKLPILGWEARKDLVHCWSILLKHKVETNYYCVEYIEQHIELLDFLVVCYDNKDIALSCGIMLRECIKFPSLARYILESASFVLFFKFVELPNFDVASDAFSTFKDLLTKHVNVVSEFLTAHYDEFFDLYEKLLTSPNYVTRRQSLKLLSEFLLESPNSQIMKQYILEVRYLKVMMTLLRDSSKNIQLSAFHIFKVQKMNNLRRKRSLSSRKLKDYRSKLIFFLLQLCVIL, via the exons ATGTCGTTTTCGTTTTTCAAGGCTTTGAGGCCTAAAACGCCGCAAGAGGTGGCCAAGTCCATCAAGGAGAGTCTCATGGCCCTCGATACCAAAACCGTTGTTGAAGTTAAAGCCCTTGAGAAG GCTTTAGAGGAAGTTGAAAAGAATTTTGTAACAATGAGAACCATGCTTTCTGGAGACGGAGAGTCAGAACCAAATTTGGACCAGGTTTCACAGTTAGTGGAGGAAATCTGCAAGGAGGATGTTCTCACTCTTCTAATTCACAAGCTGCCTATACTAGGATGGGAA GCAAGAAAGGATTTAGTCCACTGTTGGTCGATATTATTGAAACATAAAGTTGAGACCAATTATTACTGTGTAGAATACATTGAACAACACATTGAGTTACTAGACTTTCTTGTTGTATG CTATGATAACAAAGATATTGCCTTGAGCTGTGGCATAATGTTGAGGGAGTGCATCAAATTTCCATCACTTGCAAG ATACATATTGGAATCTGCAAGTTTTGTGCTGTTCTTTAAATTTGTAGAGTTGCCTAACTTTGATGTTGCATCTGATGCATTTTCTACCTTTAAG GATCTTCTTACTAAGCATGTAAACGTGGTCTCTGAATTTTTGACAGCTCACTATGATGAG TTCTTTGATCTATATGAGAAACTCTTGACATCTCCTAATTATGTCACAAGGAGGCAGTCTTTGAAG CTTCTCTCGGaatttcttttggaatctcCTAATTCCCAGATAATGAAGCAGTACATCTTAGAAGTTCGTTACTTGAAAGTCATGATGACATTGTTGAGG gattcaagtaaaaatattcaGTTATCAGCTTTCCACATTTTCAAG GTTCAGAAGATGAACAATTTGAGGAGGAAAAGGAGTTTATCATCAAGGAAATTGAAAGACTATCGatctaagttaattttttttctactgcAGCTGTGTGTGATTTTGTAA